In Equus quagga isolate Etosha38 chromosome 14, UCLA_HA_Equagga_1.0, whole genome shotgun sequence, one DNA window encodes the following:
- the LOC124251787 gene encoding olfactory receptor 2AT4-like, protein METIACNGSEDSSTIFYLMGIPSLPKSLFLPIFFVFFLLYLLILVGNALILMAVVAEPSLHKPMYFFLINLSALDIIFTTTTVPKMLSLLLLGDRLLSFPACFLQMYLFHSFSCSEAFILVVMAYDRYVAICRPLHYPVLMAPQTNAALAAGAWLTALLLPIPAVVQTSHMAFSPVAQVYNCFCDHLAVVQASCSDTTPQTLMGFCIAMVVSFLPLLLVLLSYAHILASVLRISSREGRSKAFSTCSSHLLVVGTYYSSIAIAYVAYRADLPLDFHIMGNVVYAILTPVLNPLIYTLRNKDVKVAITKIACLQYPKNSGKA, encoded by the coding sequence ATGGAGACTATAGCCTGTAATGGATCAGAGGACTCCTCCACCATCTTCTACCTTATGGGCATCCCCTCCCTACCAAAATCCCTCTTCCTccctattttctttgtctttttcctcctttacctGCTCATCCTGGTAGGGAATGCCTTGATCCTCATGGCTGTGGTGGCAGAGCCCAGCCTCCACAagcccatgtacttcttcctgatCAACCTTTCTGCCTTGGACATCATTTTCACCACAACCACGGTCCCCAAGATGCTGTCCCTACTCTTGCTTGGGGACCGCCTCCTCAGCTTCCCTGCCTGCTTCCTGCAGATGTACCTCTTCCACAGCTTCTCCTGCTCTGAAGCCTTCATCCTGGTggtcatggcctatgaccgctatgtagCTATCTGCCGCCCACTGCACTACCCTGTCCTCATGGCCCCACAGACCAACGCTGCCCTGGCAGCTGGTGCCTGGctcactgccctcctcctgcccatcccGGCAGTGGTGCAGACCTCCCACATGGCTTTTAGTCCTGTGGCCCAGGTCTACAACTGCTTCTGTGACCACTTAGCTGTGGTCCAGGCCTCCTGCTCTGACACCACGCCCCAGACCCTCATGGGCTTCTGCATCGCCATGGTGGtgtccttcctgccccttctcctggtGCTTCTCTCCTATGCCCACATCCTGGCCTCGGTGCTTCGCATCAGCTCCCGAGAAGGACGCTcaaaagccttctccacctgcagcTCCCACCTCCTGGTGGTTGGCACCTACTACTCATCCATTGCCATAGCCTACGTGGCCTATAGAGCTGACCTGCCCCTCGACTTCCATATCATGGGCAATGTGGTATATGCTATCCTCACACCTGTCCTCAACCCTCTCATCTACACACTGAGGAACAAGGATGTCAAAGTAGCCATCACCAAAATAGCATGTCTCCAGTACCCAAAGAATTCTGGGAAAGCCTGA